A single window of Candidatus Rokuibacteriota bacterium DNA harbors:
- a CDS encoding ABC transporter ATP-binding protein — protein MKILETKQLKKYFGETHAVDQVDFTVTQGEVLALIGANGAGKTTLVNVISGLLPPDGGRIFFQGADVTHQSIHERIEAGIARSFQLVNLFDQLTCLDNVALSIFSREGKTRRLMALAERDGAVRDEAMAVLQEFGLAPKAGMVAAGLAQGERKLLDVAVAYALRPRLLFLDEPTSGVSTRDKAPIMDIITSIVRSGKITAAIIEHDMDVVFTYSDRVVVMHEGKILADGPPDKIRQDEQVTTILLGTAGP, from the coding sequence GTGAAGATCCTGGAGACCAAGCAGCTCAAGAAGTACTTCGGCGAGACCCACGCTGTCGATCAGGTAGACTTCACCGTGACGCAGGGCGAGGTCCTGGCCCTGATCGGCGCCAACGGCGCTGGCAAGACGACCCTCGTCAATGTCATCAGCGGGCTCCTCCCGCCCGATGGCGGCCGGATCTTCTTCCAGGGGGCCGACGTCACCCACCAGTCGATCCATGAGCGGATCGAGGCCGGGATCGCCCGAAGCTTTCAGCTGGTCAACCTGTTCGACCAGCTCACGTGCCTGGACAACGTCGCGCTCTCCATCTTCTCCCGCGAGGGCAAGACCCGGCGGCTCATGGCGCTCGCGGAGCGGGATGGCGCCGTGCGCGACGAGGCAATGGCGGTGCTCCAGGAGTTCGGGCTCGCGCCGAAGGCAGGCATGGTCGCGGCTGGGCTCGCCCAGGGGGAGCGGAAACTCCTGGATGTCGCGGTGGCGTACGCCCTCAGGCCGCGACTCCTGTTCCTCGACGAGCCGACAAGCGGGGTCAGCACCCGCGACAAGGCTCCGATCATGGACATCATCACGTCGATCGTGCGATCGGGGAAGATCACGGCCGCCATCATCGAGCACGACATGGACGTCGTCTTCACGTACTCCGACCGGGTCGTGGTCATGCACGAAGGCAAGATCCTGGCCGACGGGCCGCCGGACAAGATCCGGCAGGACGAGCAGGTGACGAC